Proteins from a genomic interval of Polaribacter sp. Q13:
- a CDS encoding polymer-forming cytoskeletal protein, with protein sequence MERNVVAKNTRIVGDIKSDGDFRIDGTLEGTLTTNGRVIIGAEGFVKGKVQCTNSDIEGKFTGQLLVSSILTIKATATISGEVVIGKLSVEPGASFNATCTMKGAIKELNATNDKKNQSEKTA encoded by the coding sequence ATGGAAAGAAATGTTGTGGCAAAAAACACTAGAATTGTAGGTGATATTAAATCTGATGGTGATTTTAGAATTGATGGAACCTTAGAAGGAACTTTAACAACCAACGGAAGAGTTATTATTGGTGCCGAAGGTTTTGTAAAAGGAAAAGTACAATGTACAAACTCAGATATAGAAGGTAAATTTACAGGACAACTTTTAGTATCAAGTATCTTAACTATAAAAGCGACTGCAACCATTTCTGGAGAAGTAGTAATTGGCAAACTTTCTGTAGAGCCAGGTGCCTCATTTAATGCCACATGTACCATGAAAGGAGCTATAAAAGAATTAAACGCTACTAATGACAAAAAAAACCAATCAGAAAAAACCGCTTAA
- a CDS encoding AtpZ/AtpI family protein, with product MTKKTNQKKPLNKAMQLSGAGLQMGLTIYLGFLLGEWLDKKFAANFLTETVTLLAIFLAMYSLIKQANKIND from the coding sequence ATGACAAAAAAAACCAATCAGAAAAAACCGCTTAATAAAGCAATGCAACTCTCTGGCGCAGGTTTGCAAATGGGATTAACTATTTATTTGGGCTTTTTATTAGGAGAATGGTTAGACAAAAAATTTGCAGCCAATTTCTTAACAGAGACAGTAACTTTATTAGCCATTTTTTTAGCGATGTATTCCTTAATTAAACAAGCCAACAAAATTAATGATTAA
- a CDS encoding DUF6168 family protein, whose amino-acid sequence MIKTLLVFSIVFITLFLLSFSLHSYFIENHHIILPYSLKKIYIFHLVFSLLICSNFLIFSTVDKVFEQLGFIYLGTILLKLTLFSAIFYKSIFTEAGLSFYARLSLFIPMIIFLLTEALFVAKILKKNQ is encoded by the coding sequence ATGATTAAAACACTACTCGTTTTTTCTATTGTATTCATTACTCTTTTCTTATTAAGCTTTTCTCTACACAGTTATTTTATAGAAAATCATCATATTATCTTACCCTATTCTTTAAAGAAGATATACATTTTTCACTTGGTATTTTCGCTGTTAATTTGTAGTAACTTTTTAATCTTTTCAACAGTTGACAAAGTTTTTGAGCAGCTAGGTTTTATTTATCTTGGTACCATACTATTAAAACTCACTTTATTTAGTGCAATCTTTTATAAATCAATATTTACGGAAGCAGGATTGTCTTTTTATGCCAGATTATCCCTATTTATACCCATGATTATATTTTTACTAACAGAAGCCCTTTTTGTTGCCAAAATATTGAAGAAAAACCAATAA
- the atpB gene encoding F0F1 ATP synthase subunit A gives MKIAQKSIKFLLIATISLFTVVGFASESNNEHDNQSDGGRIDTKEKIDAYVLHHIKDAHDFTLFSYTNDHGERKHIGFPLPIILWSSEGLVTFMSSEFHHNDDGHVVVEKNGLKFAKIHSKIYEIEKGASHVAFDEHHHATNAHKSLDFSITKTVLGVFLVGLLLLFWFSRLARQYKTKKIPTGFSRILEPLVLYVRDEIARPNIGEKHYRRFTGYLLTVFFFIWVLNLVGLTPLGFNVTGQITITLCLAIFTFVIYTVSGNKGYWMHMIWMPGVPYLIRPILAIIELAGAFLIKPFALSVRLFANISAGHIVVMSLIAIMFTLKESLGVVGATGLSLALSFFITLIEVLVAFLQAYIFTMLSALFIGMAVAEPEHH, from the coding sequence ATGAAGATTGCACAAAAATCAATAAAGTTTCTTTTAATAGCCACAATTTCACTCTTTACTGTAGTGGGATTTGCCTCAGAATCTAACAATGAACACGACAACCAAAGTGATGGTGGACGTATAGATACAAAAGAAAAAATAGATGCTTATGTGTTACACCACATAAAGGATGCTCATGACTTTACTTTGTTTTCATACACCAATGATCACGGAGAAAGGAAACACATTGGGTTTCCTTTGCCAATAATTTTATGGTCAAGTGAAGGTTTGGTAACATTTATGTCTTCAGAATTTCATCATAATGATGATGGTCATGTTGTCGTAGAAAAAAACGGATTGAAATTTGCAAAGATTCATTCTAAAATTTACGAAATCGAAAAAGGAGCTTCTCATGTTGCTTTTGATGAGCATCACCACGCAACAAATGCACATAAATCTTTAGATTTTTCTATCACAAAAACAGTTTTAGGTGTTTTCTTAGTTGGTTTATTGTTGTTGTTCTGGTTTTCTAGATTGGCAAGACAATACAAAACGAAAAAAATTCCTACAGGTTTTTCAAGAATATTAGAACCTTTAGTTTTATATGTTAGAGATGAAATTGCAAGACCAAATATTGGTGAAAAACATTATAGAAGATTTACAGGTTATTTATTAACAGTATTTTTCTTTATTTGGGTTTTAAATTTAGTAGGGTTAACTCCATTAGGATTTAACGTAACAGGGCAAATAACAATTACACTTTGTTTAGCTATCTTTACATTTGTCATTTATACTGTAAGTGGTAACAAAGGATATTGGATGCACATGATATGGATGCCAGGTGTACCATATTTAATTAGACCAATTTTAGCAATTATAGAATTAGCAGGTGCGTTTTTAATTAAACCATTTGCATTATCAGTACGTTTGTTCGCAAACATTTCAGCAGGTCATATTGTGGTAATGAGCTTAATAGCAATTATGTTTACTCTAAAAGAATCACTAGGTGTGGTTGGAGCAACAGGATTGTCTTTAGCATTATCATTTTTTATAACATTAATTGAAGTTTTAGTAGCTTTTTTACAAGCGTATATCTTTACAATGCTTTCAGCATTATTTATTGGTATGGCAGTAGCAGAGCCTGAGCATCATTAA
- the atpE gene encoding ATP synthase F0 subunit C yields the protein MYNLIGAGLIVIGAGIGLGQIGGKAMEGIARQPEATGKIQTAMIIIAALLEGLAFGALFLGK from the coding sequence ATGTACAATTTAATTGGAGCAGGATTAATCGTAATCGGAGCAGGAATTGGTTTAGGTCAAATTGGTGGAAAAGCAATGGAAGGTATTGCTAGACAACCAGAAGCAACTGGAAAAATTCAAACAGCAATGATTATTATCGCTGCATTATTAGAAGGTTTAGCATTTGGTGCATTATTCTTAGGAAAATAA
- a CDS encoding F0F1 ATP synthase subunit B produces METLLNDFSPGLFVVSLILLLALIALMVKFAWKPILTSLEERESGIENALAAAENARKEMQNLQADNEKLIKEAREERETMMKDARDIRDNMIAEAKEDAKEVTSKLIENAQAAINHEKQAALAELKKSVAELSIGIAESVIKKELSNKKDQLELVEGILKDVTLN; encoded by the coding sequence ATGGAAACTTTATTAAACGATTTTTCACCAGGGTTATTTGTAGTTTCGTTAATCTTACTATTAGCGTTAATCGCTTTAATGGTAAAATTTGCATGGAAACCAATATTAACTTCTTTAGAAGAAAGAGAATCTGGAATTGAAAATGCTTTAGCAGCTGCAGAAAATGCTCGTAAAGAAATGCAAAATTTACAAGCGGATAATGAGAAGTTGATCAAAGAAGCTAGAGAAGAAAGAGAAACAATGATGAAAGATGCTAGAGATATTAGAGATAATATGATAGCTGAAGCTAAAGAAGATGCAAAAGAAGTAACCTCTAAATTAATAGAAAATGCGCAAGCAGCTATCAATCATGAAAAGCAAGCAGCATTAGCAGAATTAAAAAAGAGTGTTGCAGAATTATCTATTGGTATTGCAGAATCAGTAATTAAAAAAGAATTATCTAATAAGAAAGATCAACTAGAATTAGTTGAAGGAATCTTAAAAGATGTTACTTTAAACTAA
- the atpH gene encoding ATP synthase F1 subunit delta: protein MKDTRAALRYAKAILNLAKDSKEETVVNKDMLFIATTISENETFEVMLNSPIVKSSDKTKVLNALFTGKVNNITLGLFHLLKDNKRIAMLLSIAQQYAIIYDYDKHLQEAKVTTAIPLTKEVEDAFLAKIVALTGEKANLVNEVNPDILGGFILRVGDVQYDASISNYLNELKKEFDNSHYIPKI, encoded by the coding sequence ATGAAGGACACAAGAGCAGCATTACGTTATGCAAAAGCAATCTTAAACCTTGCTAAAGATTCAAAAGAAGAAACTGTAGTAAATAAAGACATGTTATTTATAGCTACTACAATTTCTGAAAACGAAACTTTTGAAGTGATGTTAAATAGCCCTATTGTTAAATCTTCTGATAAAACAAAAGTTTTAAACGCTTTATTTACAGGTAAAGTAAACAATATTACTCTTGGCCTATTTCATTTATTAAAAGATAATAAAAGAATAGCAATGCTATTGTCTATTGCACAACAATATGCAATCATATATGATTATGACAAGCATTTGCAAGAAGCTAAAGTTACAACTGCTATTCCTTTAACGAAAGAAGTAGAAGATGCTTTTTTAGCTAAAATAGTGGCATTAACAGGAGAAAAAGCAAATTTAGTAAACGAAGTAAATCCTGATATTTTAGGAGGATTTATTTTACGTGTTGGAGATGTGCAATATGACGCAAGTATCTCTAATTATTTAAACGAATTGAAAAAGGAATTTGACAATAGTCATTACATTCCAAAAATTTAA
- the atpA gene encoding F0F1 ATP synthase subunit alpha, translating to MASIKPAEVSAILKQQLTNFEAKATLNEVGTVLQVGDGIARVYGLSNVQYGELVEFENGLEAIVLNLEEDNVGVVLLGASTSIREGSIVKRTERIASLRAGEGVIGRVVDTLGNPIDGKGPITGKTYEMPLERRAPGVIYREPVTEPLQTGIKSIDAMIPVGRGQRELIIGDRQTGKSTVAIDTILNQKEFFDAGEPVFCIYVAIGQKASTVAAIANMLEEKGAMAYTTIVAANASDPAAMQVYAPFAGAAIGEFFRDTGRPALIVFDDLSKQAVAYREISLLLRRPPGREAYPGDVFYLHSRLLERAAKLINDDKIASEMNDLPDSLKGIVKGGGSLTALPIIETQAGDVSAYIPTNVISITDGQIFLDGDLFNSGVRPAINVGISVSRVGGNAQIKSMKKVSGTLKLDQAQYRELEAFAKFGSDLDAATMSVISKGQRNVEILKQAQNDPYSVEDQVAIIYAGSKNLLKDVPVNQVKKFERDYIDYLNSKHRDTLDTLKSGKLTPETITVLEAAAKEISTHFA from the coding sequence ATGGCAAGTATTAAACCAGCTGAAGTATCAGCAATTTTAAAGCAACAGTTAACAAATTTTGAAGCCAAAGCGACTTTAAATGAAGTAGGAACTGTTTTACAAGTAGGAGATGGAATTGCTCGTGTTTACGGTCTTTCTAATGTTCAATATGGTGAATTAGTAGAATTCGAAAACGGATTGGAAGCTATCGTATTAAACTTAGAAGAAGATAATGTAGGTGTTGTATTATTAGGTGCTTCCACTTCTATTAGAGAAGGTTCTATAGTTAAACGTACAGAACGTATTGCTTCTTTAAGAGCAGGTGAAGGCGTTATAGGACGTGTTGTAGATACTTTAGGTAACCCTATTGACGGTAAAGGACCAATTACAGGTAAAACTTACGAAATGCCTTTAGAGCGTAGAGCTCCTGGAGTTATTTATAGAGAGCCAGTAACAGAACCATTACAAACTGGTATTAAATCTATTGATGCAATGATTCCTGTTGGACGTGGACAACGTGAGTTAATCATTGGAGATAGACAAACTGGTAAATCTACAGTTGCTATTGATACTATTTTAAATCAAAAAGAATTTTTCGATGCTGGTGAACCAGTATTTTGTATATATGTTGCTATTGGTCAAAAAGCTTCTACTGTTGCAGCAATTGCAAACATGTTAGAAGAAAAAGGCGCAATGGCTTATACTACAATTGTTGCTGCAAATGCATCAGATCCTGCAGCAATGCAAGTATATGCACCATTTGCTGGAGCTGCAATTGGAGAATTTTTTAGAGATACTGGTAGACCAGCTTTAATTGTTTTTGATGATTTATCTAAACAAGCAGTTGCATACCGTGAGATTTCTTTATTATTAAGAAGACCACCGGGACGTGAGGCGTATCCTGGAGATGTATTTTACTTACACTCAAGATTATTAGAACGTGCTGCAAAATTAATCAATGATGATAAAATTGCTAGTGAAATGAACGATTTACCAGATTCTTTAAAAGGAATTGTAAAAGGTGGAGGTTCTTTAACTGCATTACCAATTATTGAAACTCAAGCAGGAGACGTTTCAGCATATATTCCAACAAATGTAATTTCGATTACAGATGGACAGATTTTCTTAGACGGAGATTTATTTAACTCTGGTGTTCGTCCAGCAATTAACGTAGGTATTTCTGTATCTCGTGTTGGTGGTAACGCACAGATTAAATCTATGAAAAAAGTATCTGGTACTTTAAAATTAGATCAAGCTCAATACCGTGAATTAGAAGCATTCGCAAAGTTTGGTTCTGATTTAGATGCTGCTACAATGAGTGTAATTTCTAAAGGACAACGTAATGTTGAAATTTTAAAACAAGCTCAAAATGATCCTTACTCAGTAGAAGATCAAGTTGCAATTATCTATGCAGGTTCTAAGAACTTATTAAAAGATGTTCCTGTAAACCAAGTTAAGAAATTTGAAAGAGATTATATCGATTACTTAAATTCAAAACATAGAGATACTTTAGATACATTAAAATCTGGTAAATTAACTCCAGAAACAATTACTGTTTTAGAAGCAGCAGCTAAAGAAATATCTACTCATTTTGCATAA
- the atpG gene encoding ATP synthase F1 subunit gamma, giving the protein MANLKEIRNRITSINSTMQITSAMKMVSAAKLKKAQDAITAMRPYSSKLTELLQNLSATLDSDAGGEYSTQREVSKVLLVVVTSNRGLCGGFNSSITKEVIKTVKERYSNVEVDLFAIGKKGGDVLSKHYNIVDSRNDIYDDLTFDNVAAIAEKLMGLYANGTYDKIEVLYNQFKNAATQIPQVEQFLPIKPIEGGDAESVNSDYIFEPSKEEIVEALIPKSLKTQLYKSIRDSFASEHGARMTAMHKATDNATELRDDLLLTYNKARQAAITNEILEIVGGAEALKN; this is encoded by the coding sequence ATGGCAAACTTAAAAGAAATACGTAATAGAATTACTTCTATTAACTCAACAATGCAGATTACATCTGCCATGAAAATGGTATCTGCTGCAAAGTTGAAAAAAGCACAAGATGCAATTACGGCAATGAGACCGTATTCATCTAAACTAACTGAATTGTTGCAGAATTTAAGTGCAACTTTAGATAGTGATGCTGGAGGAGAATATTCTACTCAAAGAGAGGTTTCTAAGGTTTTATTAGTTGTAGTAACTTCAAATAGAGGTTTGTGTGGTGGTTTTAACTCATCAATAACCAAAGAAGTTATTAAAACGGTAAAAGAAAGATACAGCAATGTTGAAGTAGATTTATTTGCTATCGGTAAAAAAGGTGGTGATGTTTTATCTAAACATTATAATATTGTTGATTCTAGAAATGACATTTACGATGATTTAACTTTTGATAATGTTGCAGCTATTGCAGAAAAGTTAATGGGTTTATATGCAAATGGAACCTACGATAAAATTGAAGTTCTTTACAATCAATTTAAAAATGCTGCTACTCAAATTCCTCAAGTAGAACAATTTTTACCAATTAAACCTATTGAAGGAGGAGATGCAGAATCTGTAAATTCTGATTATATTTTTGAACCATCTAAGGAAGAAATTGTGGAAGCTTTAATTCCGAAGTCTTTAAAAACGCAATTATACAAATCTATTAGAGATAGTTTTGCTTCTGAACATGGTGCACGTATGACTGCAATGCATAAAGCAACAGACAACGCAACAGAATTAAGAGACGATTTATTGTTAACTTATAACAAAGCACGTCAGGCAGCAATTACTAATGAAATTTTAGAGATTGTTGGTGGAGCAGAAGCTTTAAAGAATTAA
- a CDS encoding SDR family NAD(P)-dependent oxidoreductase, with protein MKQTAFITGATSGIGKATAEIFAKNNIRLVLCGRRAERLAKLKEALSKLTEVTTLQFDVSKRTEVATAINSLPENFKQIDILINNAGNAHGLSSIQDGDIDDWDAMLDINVKGLLYVSKAIIPQMTERNNGFIVNIGSIAAKDVYANGNVYCASKHAVNALNKAMRIDLNKHNIRVSAIHPGAVETEFSDVRFKGDTEKAKSVYAGYKALQAEDIADIIYFVISRPYHVNIEDLVVYPTAQATPTILNRK; from the coding sequence ATGAAACAAACAGCATTTATAACCGGAGCTACTTCTGGAATTGGAAAAGCAACTGCAGAAATTTTCGCAAAAAATAACATTCGTTTAGTTCTTTGTGGAAGAAGAGCAGAACGATTAGCAAAACTAAAAGAAGCACTAAGTAAGCTAACAGAAGTAACTACTTTACAGTTTGATGTTTCTAAAAGAACTGAAGTAGCAACTGCTATCAATTCATTACCCGAAAACTTTAAACAAATAGATATTTTAATCAATAATGCAGGGAATGCACATGGTTTATCTAGCATACAAGATGGCGATATTGATGATTGGGATGCTATGTTAGATATTAACGTAAAAGGTTTGTTGTACGTTTCTAAAGCGATCATTCCTCAAATGACAGAAAGAAACAATGGTTTTATCGTTAATATTGGCTCTATAGCCGCAAAAGACGTATATGCTAACGGAAATGTGTATTGTGCGTCTAAACATGCTGTAAATGCCTTAAATAAGGCAATGAGAATCGATTTAAACAAACATAACATTCGTGTATCCGCTATTCATCCTGGAGCGGTAGAAACTGAGTTTTCTGATGTCCGTTTTAAAGGGGATACAGAAAAGGCTAAATCCGTTTATGCAGGTTATAAAGCGTTACAAGCGGAAGATATTGCAGATATTATTTATTTTGTAATTTCGAGACCTTATCATGTGAATATAGAAGATTTAGTAGTGTATCCAACAGCACAAGCTACACCAACAATTTTGAACAGAAAATAA
- a CDS encoding aldo/keto reductase family oxidoreductase has translation MPKSEIIIGCMSWGKWGKQFSTKEQVDMLQFCIENGNSTFDHADIYGDYSTEAEFGKAFLESGIAREEINLVSKCGIQLVGEARENKLKHYNYSKEYIIWSVEQSLKNLKTDYLDTFLLHRPSPLMQPSEIAEAISKLQESGKIINFGVSNFTPSQIDLIADKIPVSVNQIEFSLTQHVAMQNGSLDQMLQKSMQPMCWSPLGSVFKDETPPSLRIKKVLKTLSEKYVVSEDVLLLAWILKHPAKISPVIGTTNKERILNANKALEINLELEDWFLLLEASQGEEMP, from the coding sequence ATGCCAAAATCAGAAATAATAATTGGATGCATGTCCTGGGGAAAATGGGGAAAACAATTCTCTACTAAAGAACAAGTTGATATGCTTCAATTCTGTATAGAAAACGGAAATTCAACATTCGATCATGCAGATATTTATGGTGATTATTCTACTGAAGCTGAATTTGGAAAGGCTTTTTTAGAAAGTGGAATTGCTCGTGAAGAAATTAATTTAGTTTCTAAATGTGGTATCCAACTTGTTGGAGAAGCTAGAGAAAATAAATTAAAGCATTATAATTATTCGAAAGAATATATAATTTGGAGTGTAGAACAATCTCTTAAAAACTTAAAAACAGATTATTTAGATACTTTTCTATTACACAGACCAAGTCCGTTAATGCAACCTAGCGAAATTGCAGAAGCTATTTCTAAATTACAAGAAAGTGGAAAAATAATTAACTTTGGGGTATCAAACTTTACGCCTTCTCAAATTGATTTAATTGCTGATAAAATTCCTGTTTCTGTAAATCAAATAGAATTTTCATTGACACAGCATGTAGCCATGCAAAATGGAAGTTTAGATCAAATGCTTCAAAAGAGTATGCAACCAATGTGTTGGAGTCCTTTAGGAAGTGTTTTTAAAGATGAAACACCTCCATCTTTACGAATAAAAAAAGTTTTAAAAACGTTATCAGAAAAATATGTAGTTTCTGAAGATGTATTGTTATTAGCTTGGATTTTAAAACATCCTGCAAAAATTTCTCCAGTTATTGGAACCACCAACAAAGAACGAATTTTAAATGCAAATAAAGCTTTAGAAATTAATTTAGAATTAGAAGATTGGTTTTTGCTTTTAGAAGCTAGTCAAGGAGAAGAAATGCCATAA
- a CDS encoding ATP-binding protein translates to MINKRLLIKNLLSHNDENSFYDKKQRLSLSAKDGKAKFLKHICALSNSNPENNSYIVIGVEDEENKIIGVDFYDDSKIQNLVNAYLKNPPKIEYENVPFPSLQRHKVIGLVTIHPNNKITSLLKNTWKYRKGTTFYRRGSNSLPTSGKFELRNTNKEIVEAIEKNARNNIELTLDGVFDFINNHKPEYTPQYKVFNEQFVLCWAGEKKILNNEEFFSRVDIELINEQVKLFFSALDDVQISYNNQSFIITEYIYLGLEKQEKLYPLEKTIIHFKENGQHDIVKEFLFVPPKFNVNIMLHIYNSCNSITKKIENKTPLSEIEQEEVYRLPTNYLICYLHGFIEVSKQLRKVKNYLKNLEDKTTYIKYKEAMRVIRKIQYG, encoded by the coding sequence ATGATAAATAAACGCTTACTTATTAAAAACCTACTTTCTCACAATGATGAGAATAGTTTTTATGATAAAAAGCAACGGTTATCTTTAAGTGCAAAAGACGGAAAAGCAAAGTTTTTAAAACATATTTGTGCGCTTTCTAATTCCAATCCAGAGAACAATTCTTACATTGTAATTGGTGTTGAAGATGAAGAAAACAAAATTATTGGAGTCGATTTTTATGATGATAGCAAGATTCAGAATTTGGTAAATGCCTATTTAAAAAATCCTCCAAAAATTGAATATGAAAATGTTCCTTTTCCTAGCTTACAGCGTCACAAAGTAATCGGATTGGTAACCATTCATCCGAATAATAAAATTACATCACTTTTAAAAAACACTTGGAAATACAGAAAAGGAACTACATTTTACAGACGCGGAAGTAATTCTTTACCAACATCTGGAAAATTTGAATTAAGAAATACCAACAAAGAAATTGTTGAAGCTATAGAGAAAAACGCTCGTAATAATATAGAATTAACTTTAGACGGTGTTTTCGATTTTATTAACAATCACAAGCCAGAATACACCCCACAATACAAAGTTTTTAATGAACAGTTTGTGTTGTGTTGGGCAGGAGAAAAGAAAATATTAAATAATGAAGAATTCTTTTCTAGAGTAGATATCGAATTAATTAACGAGCAAGTAAAACTGTTTTTTTCTGCTCTAGATGATGTACAAATTAGTTATAATAATCAATCATTTATTATAACCGAATACATTTATTTAGGTTTAGAAAAGCAAGAGAAATTATATCCTTTAGAAAAAACAATCATCCATTTTAAAGAAAACGGACAACATGATATTGTAAAAGAATTTTTGTTTGTCCCTCCAAAATTTAATGTAAATATTATGCTACATATTTACAATAGCTGTAACTCCATCACCAAAAAAATTGAGAATAAAACTCCGCTTTCAGAAATAGAACAAGAAGAAGTTTATCGCTTGCCCACCAATTATTTAATCTGTTATTTACATGGTTTTATCGAAGTTTCTAAACAACTTAGAAAAGTAAAAAACTATCTAAAAAATTTAGAAGACAAAACCACCTACATTAAGTATAAAGAGGCCATGAGAGTTATTAGAAAAATACAATATGGTTAG
- a CDS encoding YitT family protein — protein MNSFLADIIVKTTLKFKDKKKYPKGSPSEYKLAKRYREITVNFKRNLKNVTLIVIGIFSASFGFKGFLLTNDFIDGGATGISLLIAAVTGIPLYVLIICINIPFVFLGYKIMGKQFAIKTALAITGLALCVAIVPFPNVTDDDLLVAIFGGFFLGAGIGLAIRGGAVIDGTEVLAIYLSRKVGATIGDIIILINVVIFSVAAYLLSIEVALYSMITYMAASKTLDFIIEGIEEYIGVTIISSQSNRIREMIVEKLGRAVTIYKGEGGYAKHGVSKEMNIIYTVITRLEVNKLNTEIEKIESNAFIIMNSIKDIKGGMIKKRPLH, from the coding sequence ATGAATTCATTTTTAGCAGACATCATCGTTAAAACAACCCTAAAGTTTAAGGATAAAAAAAAATATCCGAAAGGAAGCCCTTCTGAATATAAACTAGCAAAAAGATATAGAGAAATTACGGTTAACTTTAAACGTAATTTAAAAAACGTAACACTTATAGTAATCGGTATCTTTTCGGCCTCTTTTGGCTTTAAAGGTTTTCTACTAACAAACGATTTTATAGACGGTGGAGCTACAGGTATTTCATTACTAATAGCTGCAGTTACTGGCATTCCGCTTTATGTTCTTATTATTTGTATAAATATTCCTTTTGTATTTTTAGGATATAAAATTATGGGAAAGCAGTTTGCCATAAAGACGGCTTTGGCAATTACGGGTTTGGCACTTTGTGTTGCAATTGTCCCTTTTCCTAATGTTACCGATGACGATTTGTTAGTAGCAATTTTTGGTGGGTTTTTTCTTGGTGCAGGAATAGGACTTGCTATTAGAGGTGGTGCTGTAATTGACGGAACCGAAGTTCTTGCCATTTACTTAAGTAGAAAAGTAGGAGCAACCATTGGAGATATTATTATATTAATTAATGTTGTTATTTTTTCTGTTGCTGCCTATTTACTTTCTATAGAAGTAGCACTTTATTCAATGATAACTTATATGGCAGCTTCTAAAACCTTAGATTTTATAATTGAAGGAATTGAAGAATATATTGGGGTAACTATTATTTCTTCTCAAAGTAACCGAATTAGAGAAATGATTGTAGAAAAATTAGGACGTGCTGTAACTATTTATAAAGGAGAAGGTGGTTATGCTAAACATGGTGTTTCTAAAGAAATGAATATTATTTACACCGTAATTACTCGTTTAGAAGTAAATAAATTAAATACAGAAATAGAAAAAATAGAATCGAATGCTTTTATAATTATGAATAGTATAAAGGATATAAAAGGAGGGATGATTAAAAAAAGACCTTTGCATTAA